The Candidatus Kapaibacterium sp. genome includes a region encoding these proteins:
- a CDS encoding cytochrome P460 family protein — protein sequence MSKFLKLSMAIIFASFVLISCSDDDNSPTDFNATDSDFQNFRTWTLVAEKKGADPALGGMAHGGNDENVTRKIYIKQNVSVGSNGEYPIGTIVVKESLQGDGSILAITAMTKRDKSFNSSHKGWEWFMLAENGAIGKDANGDLMRGANLMDGMCSGCHAGASAKDYVFTK from the coding sequence ATGTCTAAATTTCTTAAACTTTCTATGGCAATTATATTTGCCTCCTTCGTACTAATAAGTTGTAGCGACGATGATAATTCGCCGACTGATTTCAACGCTACCGACAGCGATTTTCAAAATTTCCGTACTTGGACATTAGTTGCCGAGAAAAAGGGAGCTGACCCTGCTCTCGGTGGAATGGCACACGGTGGTAACGACGAAAATGTTACTCGTAAGATTTATATTAAGCAAAACGTCAGTGTTGGCTCTAATGGCGAATACCCGATTGGGACAATTGTAGTAAAAGAATCACTCCAAGGTGATGGGTCTATTCTTGCGATTACTGCTATGACTAAAAGAGATAAAAGTTTTAACTCAAGCCATAAAGGCTGGGAATGGTTCATGCTTGCCGAAAATGGTGCTATTGGTAAAGATGCAAACGGGGATTTAATGCGTGGTGCAAACTTAATGGATGGTATGTGTAGCGGATGCCATGCCGGGGCTTCCGCTAAAGACTATGTATTTACAAAATAA
- a CDS encoding sigma-70 family RNA polymerase sigma factor — MDLKQIDETKWVDSYSDMLLRFAYSRIRDRETAMDLVQDTFLSALKSVESFKGEISEKNWLFLILRNKIVDYYRKQARSMVTNVDFSENNDDDGHFDENGLWKKSSVPNDWGTDALTQIENQEFQSILQKCLSKLKEAQRIVFTMKYISDEESEIICKELEINSNNYWVIIHRAKLNLRKCIEHNWFS, encoded by the coding sequence ATGGATTTGAAACAAATAGATGAAACAAAATGGGTAGATAGCTATTCCGACATGCTCTTGCGTTTTGCTTATAGCAGGATACGTGACAGAGAAACAGCAATGGATTTAGTCCAAGATACTTTTCTTTCGGCTTTGAAAAGTGTTGAAAGTTTCAAGGGTGAAATTTCCGAAAAAAATTGGCTATTTTTGATACTCCGAAACAAGATAGTAGATTACTACCGCAAGCAAGCCAGAAGTATGGTCACAAATGTTGATTTTTCTGAGAATAATGATGATGATGGTCATTTTGATGAAAATGGTTTATGGAAAAAATCTTCTGTTCCGAATGATTGGGGCACGGATGCACTTACACAAATTGAAAATCAGGAATTTCAATCAATCTTGCAAAAATGTTTGTCCAAACTTAAAGAAGCTCAGCGGATTGTATTTACAATGAAATACATTAGTGACGAAGAATCGGAAATCATTTGTAAGGAACTGGAAATCAATTCGAATAACTATTGGGTGATTATTCATCGGGCAAAGTTAAATTTACGTAAGTGTATCGAACATAATTGGTTCTCATAA
- the groES gene encoding co-chaperone GroES — translation MALKPLHDRIIVRAAAAEETTRGGIIIPDTAKEKPMQGIVVAVGNGKQTEDGKVLPMQLKDGDKVLYGKYAGTEVSVDGEDLLIMRESDVFAIIS, via the coding sequence ATGGCTTTAAAACCATTACATGACAGAATCATTGTCAGAGCTGCTGCCGCAGAAGAAACTACTCGTGGCGGAATCATCATCCCCGATACAGCAAAAGAAAAACCAATGCAAGGCATTGTTGTAGCTGTCGGAAATGGCAAACAAACTGAAGACGGCAAAGTGTTGCCGATGCAACTTAAAGATGGCGACAAAGTGCTATATGGCAAATATGCCGGCACAGAAGTCAGTGTGGACGGAGAAGACCTTTTAATCATGCGCGAAAGCGACGTTTTTGCAATAATCAGCTAA
- the groL gene encoding chaperonin GroEL (60 kDa chaperone family; promotes refolding of misfolded polypeptides especially under stressful conditions; forms two stacked rings of heptamers to form a barrel-shaped 14mer; ends can be capped by GroES; misfolded proteins enter the barrel where they are refolded when GroES binds) produces MSAKLIVFNTEARASLKSGVDQLADAVKVTLGPKGRNVIIDKKFGAPTVTKDGVTVAKEIELEHPIENMGANMVREVASKTSDVAGDGTTTATVLAQAIYREGLKNVTAGANPMDLKRGIDMAVIAITKGLKELSRDVEGKKEITQVGTISANNDSTIGELIAEAMEKVGKDGVITVEEAKGTETSLDTVEGMQFDRGYLSPYFITDADSMEAILEDPYILIHDKKVSAIKDILPILEKTSQSGRSLLILSEDVEGEALATLVVNKLRGTLRIAAVKAPGFGDRRKAMLEDIAVLTGGTVISEEKGYKLDQTTLAYLGSAKKIIIDKDNTTVVEGAGNPDEIKKRINEIKVQIEKTTSDYDREKLQERLAKLSGGVAVLKIGASTEIEMKEKKARVEDALHATRAAVEEGIVPGGGVAYLRTLHHLDTLSPINEDQRTGIQIIRRAVEEPIRQIVSNAGEEASVVVNNVKAGSGAYGYNASTNEYGDLYDAGVIDPTKVSRVALENAASVSGLLLTTEATIVEKPKKEDAMPQMPGGMGGMGGMDGMY; encoded by the coding sequence ATGTCTGCTAAATTAATAGTATTCAATACTGAAGCACGTGCTTCACTCAAAAGCGGCGTTGACCAATTGGCTGATGCCGTAAAAGTTACTCTCGGTCCAAAAGGACGTAACGTAATAATTGACAAAAAATTCGGCGCTCCTACTGTCACAAAAGACGGTGTTACAGTTGCCAAAGAAATCGAACTCGAACACCCAATCGAAAACATGGGTGCTAACATGGTTCGTGAAGTTGCTTCCAAAACATCTGACGTAGCCGGTGACGGTACTACAACTGCAACAGTTTTGGCTCAAGCTATCTACCGCGAAGGTTTGAAAAACGTTACTGCAGGTGCAAATCCAATGGATTTGAAACGTGGTATTGACATGGCGGTAATCGCTATCACCAAAGGTTTGAAAGAATTGAGCCGCGACGTTGAAGGCAAGAAAGAAATCACTCAAGTTGGTACAATTTCAGCTAATAACGATTCCACAATCGGCGAATTAATTGCAGAAGCAATGGAAAAAGTTGGCAAAGACGGCGTTATCACAGTTGAAGAAGCAAAAGGCACTGAAACTTCGCTCGATACCGTAGAAGGTATGCAATTCGACCGCGGTTATCTCTCCCCTTACTTCATCACTGATGCAGATTCGATGGAAGCAATCCTCGAAGACCCATATATCTTGATTCACGACAAAAAAGTCTCCGCAATCAAAGATATTTTGCCAATCTTAGAAAAAACTTCACAATCAGGTCGCTCACTTTTGATTTTGTCAGAAGATGTAGAAGGCGAAGCATTAGCAACATTGGTAGTAAACAAATTGCGTGGTACATTGCGTATTGCAGCAGTTAAAGCTCCGGGATTCGGCGACAGACGCAAAGCAATGCTCGAAGATATCGCAGTATTGACAGGCGGAACCGTAATCAGCGAAGAAAAAGGCTACAAATTAGACCAAACAACTTTAGCTTACCTCGGTTCAGCTAAGAAAATCATCATTGACAAAGACAACACTACAGTAGTAGAAGGTGCCGGAAATCCTGATGAAATCAAAAAACGCATCAACGAAATCAAAGTTCAAATCGAAAAAACTACTAGCGATTACGACCGCGAAAAATTGCAAGAACGCTTAGCAAAATTGAGTGGTGGCGTTGCCGTTTTGAAAATCGGCGCATCAACTGAAATTGAAATGAAAGAAAAGAAAGCTCGCGTAGAAGATGCATTGCATGCAACTCGCGCAGCAGTAGAAGAAGGTATCGTACCCGGCGGCGGTGTAGCTTACCTCAGAACATTGCACCATTTGGATACATTGTCACCAATCAACGAAGACCAACGCACAGGTATTCAAATCATTCGTCGTGCAGTCGAAGAGCCAATTCGCCAAATCGTTTCTAACGCCGGCGAAGAAGCATCAGTAGTGGTGAACAATGTCAAAGCAGGAAGCGGAGCATACGGCTACAACGCTTCGACAAACGAATACGGCGATTTGTATGATGCAGGCGTAATTGACCCAACTAAGGTTAGCCGCGTTGCATTAGAAAATGCTGCATCAGTATCGGGATTGCTCCTGACTACGGAAGCAACAATCGTCGAAAAACCAAAGAAAGAAGACGCTATGCCACAAATGCCGGGCGGCATGGGTGGAATGGGCGGCATGGACGGAATGTATTAA
- a CDS encoding DUF2442 domain-containing protein, with amino-acid sequence MRILVEYNDQETDVEQLKIDSAKYLSDYAIRIIFSDGTEKLVDFKPFLSKSLHPSIKKYLDEKKFAKFSLIDGNLNWNDYDLIFPIWDLYNGNIDSKS; translated from the coding sequence ATGAGAATATTAGTTGAATATAATGACCAAGAAACAGATGTTGAACAATTGAAAATTGATTCAGCGAAATATCTGTCAGATTATGCGATTCGGATAATCTTTAGTGACGGTACGGAAAAATTGGTTGATTTCAAGCCATTTTTATCTAAATCGTTGCATCCTTCCATTAAAAAGTATCTTGATGAGAAAAAATTTGCAAAATTTAGTCTGATTGATGGAAATCTCAATTGGAATGATTACGACCTAATCTTCCCTATTTGGGACTTATACAACGGAAATATTGACTCAAAATCGTGA
- a CDS encoding ATP-binding protein, giving the protein MEKELKVNQISLYREIAKNLVNPLEVIREAISNSHDAKSSEIMIKIFRNSDNIFCIEISDDGNGMGVEEFERFFNLGDSQKLKNNIGQKGLGTKTYFRSHELLVESQNKDSKKRYKATLNEPWDKLNQNVLPKYEFDEIEYQPGKDGTIISIQDYRIDHPERYFNIDTLQDYILWYTAAGSFKTKFADKIQLQKYVQNIHISPKIFLRDELNKKDIEFAGSHQFAEPNENPIYDFNNDQNPRSDNYCRHFGPFYRETTIEQEFVSFQLYGTVSGKSKRREISHFHQGETQKSRFGLYLCKDFIPVVNRRDLLKDSNYQHYHLLLNSQNFDLTADRNNISNEDDPKIKWILNEFDILWRTQIKSVAEESYIKLRVEEIAQADQKKRIVSLKNRISNYSSLPSISGLDIPVLKIPNNEAQVAILFTALLTKYPEKFDGLKIGHHSDKSTTDLICEKDDNSSLLVELEYVLSNLFRHGHAFETFDYVVCWNVDLEINQAKRTPEGNTLKLIKTDNKWFLKYGPSKLIPIIELRQIVEELRNSNN; this is encoded by the coding sequence ATGGAAAAAGAATTAAAAGTAAACCAGATTAGTTTGTACCGCGAAATTGCCAAAAACCTGGTTAATCCCCTTGAAGTTATTCGAGAAGCAATTAGTAATTCACATGATGCAAAATCAAGTGAGATTATGATAAAAATATTTCGCAATTCCGACAATATTTTTTGTATAGAAATTTCAGATGATGGTAATGGAATGGGAGTTGAAGAGTTTGAAAGGTTCTTTAATCTAGGTGATTCTCAAAAACTAAAAAATAATATTGGACAAAAAGGATTAGGTACTAAAACTTACTTTAGAAGTCATGAACTTTTAGTTGAATCTCAAAATAAAGATTCAAAGAAACGATACAAAGCTACTCTAAATGAACCATGGGATAAGTTAAATCAAAATGTGTTACCTAAGTATGAATTTGATGAGATAGAATATCAACCTGGAAAAGATGGAACTATTATATCAATTCAAGACTACAGAATTGACCATCCTGAAAGATACTTTAACATTGACACTTTGCAAGATTATATTTTGTGGTACACAGCAGCTGGATCATTTAAAACAAAGTTTGCTGATAAAATTCAACTCCAAAAATATGTACAAAATATTCATATTTCACCAAAAATATTTTTAAGAGATGAATTGAATAAAAAAGATATTGAATTTGCAGGAAGTCATCAGTTTGCTGAACCAAATGAAAATCCAATATATGATTTTAATAATGATCAAAACCCTCGTTCTGATAACTACTGTAGGCATTTTGGTCCATTTTATCGTGAAACTACTATTGAGCAAGAATTTGTTTCATTTCAATTATATGGTACAGTCTCTGGCAAATCAAAACGAAGAGAGATTTCTCATTTTCATCAAGGAGAAACACAAAAATCAAGATTTGGTTTATATTTATGCAAAGACTTTATTCCGGTAGTAAATAGACGTGATTTGTTGAAAGACTCAAATTATCAACATTACCATTTATTATTGAATTCTCAAAATTTCGATTTGACTGCTGATAGAAATAATATATCAAATGAAGATGACCCAAAAATAAAATGGATTCTAAATGAATTTGACATATTATGGAGAACACAAATCAAATCAGTAGCTGAAGAATCATATATTAAGTTGAGAGTTGAAGAAATAGCTCAAGCTGACCAAAAGAAAAGAATAGTATCACTTAAAAATAGAATAAGTAATTATTCAAGTTTACCTTCAATAAGTGGCCTTGATATTCCAGTTCTTAAAATACCAAATAATGAAGCTCAGGTAGCTATATTATTTACAGCACTTTTAACTAAATATCCTGAAAAATTCGACGGTTTAAAAATTGGTCATCATTCTGATAAATCAACAACTGATTTAATTTGTGAAAAAGATGATAATTCTTCTTTGCTTGTTGAATTAGAATATGTATTGTCAAATTTATTTAGGCATGGACATGCTTTTGAAACTTTTGATTATGTCGTATGTTGGAATGTTGATTTAGAAATAAATCAAGCTAAAAGAACTCCTGAAGGTAATACATTGAAACTTATAAAAACTGATAATAAATGGTTTTTAAAATATGGTCCTAGTAAGTTGATACCTATAATTGAACTTAGACAGATTGTCGAAGAATTAAGGAATTCAAACAATTAG
- a CDS encoding DUF6367 family protein: MKTFKEFIKQDNIYNLDYIIIEINKSEKPLIEGYWEQSAENGYFVRLDNPHSDSGKLHVHIAKKKHINTKTRQVSWNDDGTRHDKKSFNNSFVGLEKAKKIARNVLGLCDDVLLEVLSIHEGCMILENSNIENLSIKSGEFIYLKTVT, encoded by the coding sequence ATGAAAACTTTTAAAGAGTTTATAAAACAAGATAATATATATAATCTTGATTACATTATTATTGAAATTAATAAATCAGAGAAACCTTTGATAGAAGGATATTGGGAACAATCCGCGGAAAATGGTTATTTCGTTAGACTCGATAATCCACATTCTGATTCTGGAAAATTGCATGTTCATATTGCCAAAAAAAAACACATTAATACTAAAACAAGGCAAGTATCATGGAATGATGATGGTACTAGGCACGACAAAAAGTCATTTAATAATTCTTTCGTTGGTTTAGAAAAAGCTAAAAAAATAGCTAGAAATGTACTTGGACTATGTGATGATGTCCTACTTGAAGTATTATCAATTCATGAAGGATGTATGATATTGGAAAATAGTAATATTGAAAATTTATCTATAAAATCTGGTGAATTCATTTACTTAAAAACTGTTACCTAA